The following proteins come from a genomic window of Alosa sapidissima isolate fAloSap1 chromosome 20, fAloSap1.pri, whole genome shotgun sequence:
- the rab9b gene encoding ras-related protein Rab-9B, with protein MSGKSLLLKVILLGDGGVGKSSLMNRYVTDRFDSQSFHTIGVEFLNRDLEVDGRLVTLQIWDTAGQERFKSLRTPFYRGADCCLLTFAVDDLQSFQNLGCWKKEFMYYSDVRDPERFPFVVLGNKVDKEQEREVGADEARAWCEENGCYPYFETSAKDDTNVGSAFEAAVREVIKGEDQIDHSLLSSTIDLHGNRKATRSGCC; from the coding sequence ATGAGTGGGAAGAGCCTGCTGCTGAAGGTCATCTTGCTGGGCGACGGTGGCGTGGGCAAAAGCTCTCTGATGAACCGCTATGTGACAGACCGCTTTGACTCCCAGTCCTTCCACACCATCGGCGTGGAGTTCCTAAACCGTGACCTGGAGGTGGACGGGCGCCTTGTGACACTACAGATCTGGGACACGGCCGGCCAGGAGCGCTTCAAGAGCCTGCGCACGCCCTTCTACCGCGGCGCTGACTGCTGCCTGCTCACCTTCGCCGTGGACGACCTGCAGAGCTTCCAGAATCTGGGCTGCTGGAAGAAGGAGTTCATGTATTACTCGGACGTGCGCGACCCAGAGCGCTTCCCCTTCGTGGTGCTGGGCAACAAAGTGGACAAGGAGCAGGAGCGCGAGGTCGGGGCAGACGAGGCGCGGGCGTGGTGCGAGGAGAACGGCTGCTACCCCTACTTTGAGACCAGCGCCAAGGACGACACCAACGTGGGCTCGGCCTTTGAGGCAGCCGTGCGAGAGGTCATCAAAGGCGAGGACCAGATTGACCATTCCCTGCTCAGCAGCACCATTGACCTCCATGGGAACCGTAAAGCCACCCGCTCTGGCTGCTGTTGA
- the fut11 gene encoding alpha-(1,3)-fucosyltransferase 11, with amino-acid sequence MGVVSLLLLLHSLPCWGQELLHTGDHGAFLPQSALTDMEFTSVSSYRGPGNNDSRGNKELPIILWWSAGLFPHFPGDTERIDCNHSSCLVTRNRKVQLYKRTAAIIFYGTDFRAYEAPLPRLPHQTWALFHEESPMNNYVLSHGPGIRLFNYTATFRRESDYPLTLQWLPTLEYLLQPTAVSLQEKNRWRRAGLAPVLYMQSHCDVPSDRDRYVQELMKYIEIDSYGKCLNNKNLPERLEDTSTATGEDGEFMSFVARYKFHLAMENGLCSDYMTEKLWRPLHQGCVPIYRGSSSVADWLPNSHSAVIVDDFPSPRKLAEFIMALDGDDTEYSRYLEFKTPSKITNLRLLEGLESREWGVNDMSKPNYLNGFECYVCDQENKRLAAEKAHQQNPELHAPPSPKTANNSHMGCPLPSPGYGEVDDIHPNDGWLQMWPQDYWQSLDQAEGLESLIRLNESDPGLLWHHIQKIATRRAKGH; translated from the exons ATGGGTGTTGTCAGCTTGCTGTTACTGCTTCACTCACTCCCATGCTGGGGTCAGGAACTGTTGCACACTGGGGACCATGGAGCATTCCTGCCTCAGAGTGCTTTGACTGACATGGAGTTCACCTCAGTCAGCTCTTACCGAGGCCCTGGCAACAACGACTCCCGGGGCAACAAAGAGCTGCCAATCATCCTTTGGTGGAGTGCTGGCCTCTTCCCCCACTTCCCCGGTGACACGGAGCGCATCGACTGTAACCACTCCTCCTGTCTGGTCACGCGCAACCGCAAGGTCCAGCTGTACAAGCGCACAGCAGCCATCATCTTCTACGGCACAGACTTCCGGGCCTACGAGGCCCCCTTGCCCCGGTTGCCCCACCAGACGTGGGCACTGTTCCACGAGGAGTCGCCCATGAACAACTACGTGCTCTCCCACGGCCCGGGCATCCGGCTCTTCAACTACACGGCCACGTTCAGACGGGAGTCCGACTACCCCCTCACCCTGCAGTGGCTGCCCACGCTGGAGTACCTGCTGCAGCCCACGGCTGTGTCTCTGCAGGAGAAGAACCGCTGGAGACGGGCCGGCCTGGCCCCAGTGCTCTACATGCAGTCCCACTGCGACGTGCCGTCCGACCGGGACCGCTACGTCCAGGAGCTCATGAAGTACATCGAG ATCGACTCCTACGGAAAGTGCCTGAACAACAAAAATTTGCCAGAACGTCTGGAGGACACGAGCACAGCCACCGGCGAGGACGGTGAGTTCATGAGCTTCGTGGCGCGTTACAAGTTCCACCTGGCCATGGAGAATGGCCTGTGCTCAGACTATATGACCGAGAAGCTGTGGCGCCCACTGCACCAGGGCTGCGTCCCCATTTACCGAGGATCCTCCTCCGTGGCCGACTGGCTGCCCAACTCACACTCCGCCGTCATCGTCGACGACTTCCCTAGCCCTCGCAAGCTTGCAGAATTCATTATGGCCCTCGACGGCGACGACACAGAGTATTCGCGCTACTTGGAGTTCAAGACTCCCAGTAAGATAACCAACCTGCGGCTGCTGGAAGGACTGGAAAGTCGGGAATGGGGCGTCAATGACATGAGTAAGCCCAACTATCTCAACGGCTTTGAGTGCTACGTCTGTGACCAGGAGAACAAACGCCTGGCAGCTGAGAAGGCCCACCAGCAAAACCCGGAGCTTCACGCACCTCCCTCACCAAAGACGGCCAACAACTCCCACATGGGCTGCCCACTGCCCAGCCCAGGCTATGGGGAAGTTGACGATATTCATCCAAATGATGG ttgGCTCCAGATGTGGCCCCAAGATTACTGGCAGAGCTTGGACCAGGCAGAAGGTCTGGAGTCTCTTATCCGACTGAATGAGTCTGACCCTGGACTGCTGTGGCATCACATACAGAAGATAGCAACGAGAAGAGCGAAAGGTCACTGA
- the LOC121694641 gene encoding zinc finger protein 185-like, which yields MESIETEDISTDRSLEGLEQTYKYPVNYSKRGVVLLKEYVNTSALSKHDLKHNVVGSEKTACTYCGESVDTDVILTIEDLNTSCHPSCFKCGICSKPMGDLLGNMFLRQGTVHCGNCYAKVN from the exons ATGGAATCAATTGAGACGGAAGATATCTCCACGGATAG ATCGTTAGAAGGCTTAGAACAGACCTACAAGTACCCAGTCAATTATTCAAAAAG GGGCGTTGTGCTGTTGAAGGAGTATGTCAACACATCAGCGCTGTCCAAACATGACTTGAAGCATAACGTTGTGGGCAG TGAAAAGACTGCTTGCACATACTGCGGAGAGTCTGTGGACACAGATGTCATACTCACCATTGAGGACCTCAACACATCCTGCCACCCCTCATGTTTCAAG TGTGGCATATGCAGCAAGCCAATGGGGGACCTGCTCGGTAACATGTTTCTGCGTCAAGGGACAGTTCATTGTGGGAACTGCTATGCAAAAGTCAATTAA